The following proteins are encoded in a genomic region of Phycisphaera sp.:
- a CDS encoding HAMP domain-containing histidine kinase: MGRELDTTVEADTSGSIAAAIAHEVNNLLTPVIGLADLLEHTEGDETIKDQLIERAVERCQRAVAICGLLVDLTKDAPSSSPTCSLSDCLVAAISTAQTKAEDAGVRLECGFNEPGELALPPAVVEHILLNLLLNAIAASKSGSSVAVTAGYAPGSSWRRAAWSIWVEDRGRGLEARSVSSINRGGLPTGSPGIGLAVVRLLCQRWGGQLSVISELGIGTTFHVELPAD; the protein is encoded by the coding sequence ATGGGGCGAGAACTTGATACAACGGTTGAGGCGGACACCAGCGGATCGATCGCCGCCGCGATCGCCCACGAGGTCAACAACCTGCTGACTCCGGTCATCGGCCTCGCCGATCTTCTCGAGCATACCGAAGGCGATGAGACCATCAAGGATCAGCTCATCGAAAGGGCCGTGGAACGATGCCAGCGGGCCGTCGCCATCTGCGGCTTGCTCGTGGATCTGACGAAGGACGCCCCGAGTTCGTCCCCCACTTGTTCACTCTCGGATTGCCTCGTCGCCGCCATCTCGACAGCCCAGACCAAAGCCGAAGATGCTGGCGTACGGCTCGAGTGCGGATTCAATGAGCCGGGCGAGTTGGCCCTCCCACCCGCCGTCGTCGAACACATCCTGCTGAATCTGCTTCTAAACGCGATCGCTGCCTCGAAGTCGGGCTCGTCCGTGGCCGTGACTGCAGGGTACGCGCCAGGATCATCGTGGCGACGTGCGGCTTGGTCCATCTGGGTCGAGGACCGTGGCAGGGGGCTGGAGGCGCGGAGTGTTTCCTCGATCAATCGAGGTGGGCTGCCGACCGGATCGCCTGGGATTGGCCTAGCTGTCGTGCGATTGCTCTGCCAGCGGTGGGGCGGCCAGCT
- a CDS encoding ParB/RepB/Spo0J family partition protein, protein MPTQRPRKLGRGLSSLLEESAPQQVEVNQFELSDNSEQIREIPINSIKPNAFQPRIRFDDRHLAELAASIRLAGLMQPIVVRAAGEGRYEIIAGERRWRACKMAGLKTVPAIVREADDRKSAELALIENVQRTDLNPIERAGAFRALMAKFSMTQSDVADRVGLDRSSVANLLRLLELPDDIRNMIADGALSAGHGKMLASVADESQRRQLVERIMSEHLSVRQTEKAVREIANRGAQPGEDDGKTLSPDRDANIRDLETKLGDHLRTRVRIDVSPGGEKGKLVLEFYDLEHFDGLMRAMGFEST, encoded by the coding sequence ATGCCTACCCAACGCCCACGCAAGCTCGGTCGCGGCCTGTCCAGCCTTCTCGAGGAATCCGCTCCGCAGCAGGTCGAGGTGAATCAATTTGAGTTATCGGACAATAGTGAGCAAATACGGGAAATCCCTATAAATAGTATCAAGCCCAACGCCTTCCAGCCCCGGATCCGGTTCGACGATCGGCACCTAGCCGAGCTCGCCGCGTCGATCCGCCTAGCCGGCCTCATGCAGCCGATCGTGGTGCGAGCGGCGGGGGAGGGCCGGTACGAGATCATCGCGGGCGAGCGTCGCTGGCGTGCGTGCAAGATGGCCGGGCTGAAGACGGTGCCGGCCATCGTGCGCGAAGCCGACGATCGCAAGTCGGCCGAGCTCGCGCTCATCGAGAACGTCCAGCGCACCGACCTGAATCCGATCGAACGCGCTGGCGCGTTCCGTGCGCTGATGGCCAAGTTTTCGATGACGCAATCCGACGTTGCCGACCGCGTCGGGCTCGATCGGTCATCGGTGGCCAACCTGTTGCGGTTATTGGAACTCCCCGACGACATCCGCAACATGATCGCCGATGGCGCGCTCTCTGCTGGCCACGGCAAGATGCTTGCCTCGGTGGCCGACGAGTCGCAACGGCGACAACTCGTCGAGCGAATCATGTCCGAGCATCTTTCCGTCAGGCAGACCGAGAAGGCCGTGCGCGAGATCGCCAATCGCGGCGCGCAGCCCGGTGAGGATGACGGGAAGACCCTGTCTCCCGACCGTGACGCAAACATCCGCGATCTTGAAACGAAACTAGGGGATCACCTCAGGACGCGCGTGCGCATCGATGTTTCGCCGGGCGGCGAGAAGGGCAAACTCGTCTTAGAGTTCTACGACTTAGAACACTTTGATGGGCTCATGCGCGCCATGGGCTTCGAATCAACATAA
- a CDS encoding ATP-binding protein, with protein sequence MLVLTVIEGPEKGKRFELPANEPQLLGRSSEALPLGDQAVSRRHAELTPDRGEWWLRDLESQNGTLVNGKAIEDRVRLSAGDTITVGHTTLAYGLSSIVDEFDMIELLQPGEMATSVDATVKRPPENAPTTPNGQSPPAEQHALEYLRIVYQITELAAKSVTRGALLHGLLELIFEEFKPERGVVMIIDDKRKLVPAAVKNRALIKGREDDRIQVSRTILRHAVRKGEAVLSTNAMADPRFASGDSVQNLRIRSAICVPMEHRATVFGAIYIDTSATDQTFTNEQLRLLHAVGQQAGIALSNLHLHQGKLQTERLAAMGQTVASLSHSIKNILQGLSGGADLVEMGLDRENLEISRQGWGILRRNLDRIAGLTTNMLAFSRQRQIEIEFTHLRPLIEDCAQLLETVCEQAGVALIVDSEDDVPPVPVDASLIHQALMNLLTNALEAVPEGMGSITIRLHYEEPDSRGPGSPGEAHVLVIDNGPGIPKDRHATIFEPFQTSKGVRGTGLGLAVTKRVVEDHRGRITIESEPGKGSTFTLVLPADPGRIIDPSATRGPMKK encoded by the coding sequence GTGCTGGTGCTGACGGTCATCGAGGGGCCCGAGAAGGGCAAGCGGTTCGAGCTGCCGGCCAACGAGCCGCAACTGCTCGGGCGGTCGAGCGAGGCGCTGCCGCTGGGCGACCAGGCCGTCAGCCGCCGCCACGCCGAGCTGACGCCCGACCGCGGCGAGTGGTGGCTGCGCGACCTCGAGAGCCAGAATGGCACGCTGGTGAACGGCAAGGCCATCGAGGACCGCGTGCGGCTCAGCGCGGGCGACACCATCACCGTGGGCCACACGACCCTGGCGTACGGGCTCTCGAGCATCGTCGACGAGTTCGACATGATCGAGCTGCTGCAGCCCGGCGAGATGGCCACCAGCGTGGACGCCACGGTCAAGCGTCCGCCAGAGAACGCCCCCACCACCCCCAACGGCCAGAGCCCCCCCGCCGAGCAACACGCGCTCGAGTACCTGCGCATTGTGTACCAGATCACCGAACTGGCGGCCAAGTCGGTCACGCGCGGGGCGCTGCTGCACGGCTTGCTCGAATTGATCTTCGAAGAATTCAAGCCCGAACGCGGCGTGGTGATGATCATCGACGACAAGCGCAAGCTGGTGCCCGCGGCGGTCAAGAACCGCGCGCTCATCAAGGGCCGCGAGGACGATCGCATCCAGGTCAGCCGGACGATCTTGCGGCACGCCGTGCGCAAGGGCGAGGCGGTGCTCTCCACCAACGCGATGGCCGACCCGCGCTTCGCGTCGGGCGATTCGGTGCAGAACTTGCGCATCCGCAGCGCCATCTGCGTACCCATGGAACACCGCGCCACCGTGTTCGGGGCGATCTACATTGACACGTCGGCGACGGACCAGACGTTTACGAACGAACAACTCAGGCTGCTGCACGCCGTGGGCCAGCAGGCCGGCATCGCGCTCTCGAACCTGCACCTGCACCAGGGCAAGCTGCAAACCGAGCGCCTGGCCGCGATGGGCCAGACCGTGGCGAGCCTGAGCCACTCGATCAAGAACATATTGCAAGGCCTTAGCGGCGGGGCCGACCTCGTCGAGATGGGCCTCGACCGCGAGAACCTCGAAATCTCGCGGCAGGGCTGGGGCATCCTGCGACGCAACCTCGATCGCATCGCCGGGCTCACGACGAACATGCTCGCGTTCAGCCGACAGCGGCAGATCGAGATCGAGTTCACGCACCTGCGGCCGTTGATCGAGGACTGTGCGCAGTTGCTTGAAACGGTGTGCGAGCAGGCGGGCGTGGCGCTCATCGTGGATTCGGAAGACGACGTGCCGCCGGTGCCGGTGGACGCCTCGCTCATCCACCAGGCCCTGATGAACCTGCTAACCAATGCGTTGGAAGCCGTCCCGGAAGGAATGGGCTCGATCACCATCCGGCTGCACTACGAAGAACCCGACTCGCGTGGGCCCGGCAGCCCGGGCGAGGCCCACGTGCTGGTGATCGATAACGGGCCGGGCATCCCCAAGGATCGCCACGCCACGATCTTCGAGCCCTTCCAGACCAGCAAGGGCGTGCGCGGCACGGGCCTAGGCCTGGCGGTGACCAAGCGTGTGGTCGAGGACCACCGCGGGCGGATCACCATCGAGAGTGAGCCGGGCAAGGGGTCGACGTTCACGCTCGTGCTGCCGGCCGATCCGGGCCGGATCATCGATCCCTCGGCCACGCGCGGGCCCATGAAGAAGTAG
- the holA gene encoding DNA polymerase III subunit delta: MAKRAPSKSAKQAAPDGSERVAIIKGHDAFLRQHFLDKLKGALAAATGMDINTVRFDGESAALADVLDECRSPGLLPVHKLVVVDAADKFVKEATRPALERYAAEPDDRATLVLRAETWRPGRLDKAVEKVGKVFACEAASPQQAAQWATGRAKASHKVGLRADAAQLLVDSVGVDLARLDAELAKLSTDAEGSGPTGEEVAEITADLVRTHVRATREAETPWPLQDEILSGDPVRPLAYIELWMGNAPRDQAVPAMWACVDLTRALATAARMAQGGTPEGAIAKRLKLWPAHRGGAVVGAARRLGPARAAQLHARACEADAAIKRGAHSRRTLETLCVEIASRLSGRPDTR, encoded by the coding sequence ATGGCCAAACGAGCCCCCAGCAAATCCGCCAAGCAGGCCGCCCCGGACGGGTCGGAGCGTGTGGCCATCATCAAGGGGCACGACGCCTTCCTCCGCCAGCACTTTCTCGACAAGCTGAAGGGGGCCCTGGCGGCCGCCACCGGGATGGACATCAACACCGTCCGCTTCGACGGCGAGAGTGCCGCCCTGGCCGACGTGCTCGACGAGTGCCGCAGCCCGGGATTGCTGCCGGTCCACAAGCTGGTGGTGGTTGACGCGGCGGACAAGTTCGTGAAGGAGGCCACCCGCCCGGCCCTGGAGCGGTACGCCGCCGAGCCCGACGACCGGGCGACCCTGGTGCTGCGGGCCGAGACGTGGAGGCCCGGCCGGCTCGACAAGGCGGTCGAGAAGGTCGGCAAGGTCTTCGCGTGCGAGGCGGCAAGCCCCCAGCAGGCCGCACAGTGGGCCACGGGGCGGGCCAAGGCCTCCCATAAGGTCGGGCTCCGGGCCGACGCCGCCCAGCTGCTGGTCGATTCGGTGGGAGTCGATCTGGCCCGCCTGGACGCCGAGCTGGCCAAGCTGTCGACCGATGCCGAGGGCTCGGGCCCGACCGGCGAAGAAGTCGCCGAAATCACCGCAGACCTCGTGCGGACCCACGTGCGTGCCACGCGCGAGGCCGAGACGCCCTGGCCGTTGCAGGACGAGATCCTGTCGGGCGACCCGGTCCGGCCGCTGGCGTACATCGAGCTGTGGATGGGCAACGCCCCGCGGGACCAGGCCGTGCCGGCGATGTGGGCGTGCGTCGACCTCACGCGCGCGCTGGCGACGGCCGCCCGCATGGCCCAGGGCGGCACGCCCGAGGGGGCCATCGCCAAACGCCTGAAGCTGTGGCCCGCCCATCGCGGCGGTGCGGTAGTGGGGGCGGCCCGCCGATTGGGCCCGGCCCGGGCCGCGCAATTGCACGCCCGCGCGTGCGAGGCCGATGCCGCCATCAAGCGCGGGGCGCACAGCCGGCGCACGCTCGAGACGCTGTGCGTCGAAATCGCAAGCCGCCTGAGCGGGCGGCCCGATACCCGGTAA